A region from the uncultured Draconibacterium sp. genome encodes:
- a CDS encoding arylsulfatase, whose product MRNCLFLLLISFLLSACVQKSFVKPPNVIIILTDDQGWGDLSCNGNTNLHTPNIDKLATRGITFKRFYVCPVCSPTRAEILTGRYHVRSGVWSTSTGGERIDTDETTIAELFKAAGYATAAYGKWHNGIQAPYHPNSRGFDDFYGFCSGHWGNYHSPMLEHNGEIVQGNGFIIDDFTNHGLNFIEQNKNKPFFLFLPFNTPHSPMQVPQKYWNRFKNKKLELFYHSPEKEAVDFTRAALAMCENIDWNVGRITDKLEELQLTENTIVVFLSDNGPNAWRWNDGMKGKKGSTDEGGVRSPMIITWESKLKGNTNINTIAGGIDLLPTLIDLAKIETIHTKPLDGVSLKPLLYNENPQWPNRNIFSYWNGQTSLRNQQFRLDADNKLFDMKNDPGQTLNVADSFPDIHNQLVTAKNNWNLQVLSELDADSPRPFPIGHPSMPITQLPARDGIGYGNITRSNKYPNSTYFTNWIATTDKITFDTEIIRSGNYEVELFYTCPQQDVGSKLLLSCERSTLKFQINEAFESSLLDKDDIYPRMEGYVKAFHRKKIGRIYLEQGRNKLTLHATDIPGSQVMDFRLLLFRKI is encoded by the coding sequence ATGAGAAATTGTCTATTCCTTCTTCTGATTTCTTTTCTTCTATCCGCGTGTGTACAAAAATCGTTTGTAAAGCCACCAAACGTAATTATAATTTTAACCGACGACCAGGGTTGGGGCGATTTGAGCTGCAATGGAAACACAAATTTGCACACACCAAATATTGATAAACTGGCCACGAGAGGTATTACTTTCAAGCGCTTCTATGTTTGTCCGGTATGCTCGCCAACGCGCGCCGAAATACTCACGGGCCGCTATCATGTTCGCAGTGGTGTATGGAGCACCAGCACCGGTGGCGAACGTATCGACACTGACGAGACAACCATTGCCGAACTTTTTAAAGCTGCAGGATACGCTACGGCAGCCTATGGTAAATGGCACAATGGAATACAAGCTCCCTATCATCCGAACTCGCGGGGATTTGATGATTTTTACGGGTTTTGCTCCGGACACTGGGGCAATTACCACAGCCCAATGCTGGAACATAATGGAGAAATTGTGCAGGGAAACGGATTTATTATTGACGACTTTACCAATCACGGACTTAATTTTATCGAACAAAATAAAAATAAACCCTTCTTTTTATTCCTGCCATTTAACACACCACACTCGCCAATGCAAGTGCCCCAGAAATACTGGAACAGATTTAAAAACAAAAAGCTGGAGCTTTTTTATCATAGTCCGGAAAAAGAAGCTGTCGATTTTACCAGGGCAGCACTGGCCATGTGTGAAAATATAGACTGGAATGTGGGTAGAATTACTGACAAACTGGAAGAACTGCAATTAACAGAAAATACAATTGTTGTCTTTTTATCGGATAACGGCCCCAATGCCTGGCGGTGGAACGATGGCATGAAAGGGAAAAAAGGCTCGACAGACGAAGGAGGCGTACGTTCGCCAATGATAATTACCTGGGAAAGCAAATTAAAGGGCAACACGAACATCAACACCATAGCCGGTGGCATCGATCTTTTACCCACACTTATTGATTTGGCTAAAATAGAAACAATTCACACAAAACCACTTGATGGAGTCTCTCTAAAACCCTTGCTCTACAATGAAAATCCACAGTGGCCCAATCGCAATATTTTTAGCTATTGGAATGGGCAAACAAGCCTGCGCAATCAGCAATTCAGGCTTGATGCCGACAATAAACTGTTCGATATGAAAAATGATCCCGGCCAAACACTGAACGTGGCCGATTCATTTCCCGACATTCATAATCAACTTGTTACAGCAAAAAACAATTGGAATTTACAGGTTCTTTCCGAACTCGATGCAGACTCACCACGCCCCTTCCCCATTGGACACCCGAGTATGCCAATCACCCAACTTCCTGCACGCGATGGCATTGGGTATGGCAATATAACCCGATCAAACAAATACCCAAACAGCACCTATTTTACAAACTGGATAGCTACAACTGATAAAATTACTTTTGATACCGAAATTATTCGCAGCGGTAACTATGAAGTGGAATTGTTCTACACCTGCCCTCAGCAAGATGTTGGATCCAAACTATTATTAAGCTGTGAACGATCAACACTCAAATTTCAAATTAATGAAGCATTTGAGTCTTCGCTGTTGGACAAAGATGATATTTATCCGCGCATGGAAGGGTATGTTAAAGCGTTTCATCGCAAGAAAATAGGGAGAATTTATCTGGAGCAGGGAAGAAACAAATTAACCCTACACGCAACAGATATACCCGGCTCGCAGGTAATGGATTTTAGATTATTACTTTTCCGTAAGATTTAA
- a CDS encoding HAD family hydrolase, protein MKTNFKVVGFDADDTLWVNETFFRENEKKFCELLSDFSTSDETMKELFATEMNNLEEYGYGTKGFVLSMIETALKISGNTVPQSIIERIIELGKSQINQKVELIDGIEDVLNYLHQKGYKLIIATKGDLLDQERKLKKSNLEHFFHHVEVMSNKQPDDYKKLLLHLDILPEDFLMIGNSYKSDIEPLLELGAYGIHVPFHILWEHEKTTEKEEHPNWLKIQNISAIKNIL, encoded by the coding sequence ATGAAAACCAATTTTAAAGTAGTTGGCTTTGATGCTGATGACACCTTGTGGGTAAATGAAACGTTTTTCAGGGAGAACGAAAAGAAATTTTGCGAACTACTTTCGGATTTTTCAACTTCGGATGAAACCATGAAAGAATTATTTGCCACCGAAATGAATAACCTTGAAGAATATGGTTATGGCACCAAAGGCTTTGTTTTATCTATGATTGAAACTGCCTTGAAAATCTCGGGCAATACCGTCCCTCAATCGATTATTGAACGGATTATAGAATTGGGGAAATCACAAATCAATCAAAAAGTTGAACTTATTGATGGAATTGAAGATGTGCTGAACTATCTGCACCAAAAAGGTTACAAACTAATTATTGCCACCAAGGGAGATTTGCTTGATCAGGAAAGAAAACTTAAAAAATCAAATCTGGAACATTTCTTCCATCATGTAGAGGTAATGAGCAATAAACAGCCCGATGATTACAAAAAATTACTTCTTCACCTCGACATTCTTCCTGAAGATTTTTTAATGATTGGAAATTCATACAAATCAGATATCGAACCGCTTCTTGAATTAGGAGCGTACGGAATTCATGTTCCTTTCCATATTTTATGGGAACACGAAAAAACCACTGAAAAAGAAGAACATCCGAACTGGCTAAAAATTCAAAATATTTCAGCCATTAAAAATATCCTGTAA